The following coding sequences lie in one Sorghum bicolor cultivar BTx623 chromosome 6, Sorghum_bicolor_NCBIv3, whole genome shotgun sequence genomic window:
- the LOC110436277 gene encoding 30S ribosomal protein S17, chloroplastic, which produces MLLPSSPFVSVSVSPSPPQFSFSQPCYGARPAALRIEAARQLTGRVVTTKADKTVGVEVVRLAPHPKYKRRERIKKKYQAHDPDNQFKVGDVVELRPSRPISKTKHFLAIPLPPRDTRRKSQLLPPLQSQSQAGDDDDQAPPPSPSSE; this is translated from the coding sequence ATGCTGCTGCCGAGCTCCCCCTTCGTGTCCGTGTCcgtgtcgccgtcgccgccgcagtTCTCCTTCTCCCAGCCTTGCTATGGCGCTCGCCCCGCGGCTCTGCGGATCGAGGCGGCCAGGCAGCTGACGGGGCGGGTGGTGACGACCAAGGCGGACAAGACGGTGGGGGTGGAGGTGGTGCGCCTGGCGCCGCACCCCAAGTACAAGCGCCGGGAGCGCATCAAGAAGAAGTACCAGGCGCACGACCCCGATAACCAGTTCAAGGTCGGCGACGTCGTCGAGCTCCGCCCCTCCCGTCCCATCTCCAAGACCAAGCACTTCCTCGCCATCCCGCTCCCACCCCGCGACACCCGCCGCAAGTCCCAGCTCCTCCCGCCGCTCCAGTCCCAGTCCCaggccggcgacgacgacgaccaggCGCCGCCGCCCTCGCCCTCCTCCGAGTGA